The DNA sequence ATTTGGGCGCTTTGCAGAACCGGCTGGAAAACACCATCAGCAACCTGACTACCCAGGCAGAAAACCTGCAGGCGGCGGAATCGCGCATTTCCGATGTGGACGTGGCCACGGAAATGACGAACTTCGTGCGTAATCAGATCCTCACCCAATCCGCTGTGGCCATGCTTTCGCAGGCCAACAGCATGCCACAGATGGCGCTTTCGCTCATAGGCGGCTAAACGCCGCAC is a window from the Desulfovibrio legallii genome containing:
- a CDS encoding flagellin, encoding LGALQNRLENTISNLTTQAENLQAAESRISDVDVATEMTNFVRNQILTQSAVAMLSQANSMPQMALSLIGG